Proteins found in one Pseudanabaena sp. BC1403 genomic segment:
- a CDS encoding methyl-accepting chemotaxis protein has protein sequence MMTVQYQTALQSYAEGRYKEAMQQFSELLHEDPRNPKLHIWLGATFRKAGKIEYAKVQYQQVLTLTDDPDLLDLASTSLAQIQNKLANISQTNNSQKVLQKKDVEILDSQNFKEASDVDKAQEANYRNLQPNVVSKINGQSSSNSSISYILDHDDSTTGDIAILSNPSSINVTFNPKVAVNARVNGNGIVPPPPAIAAQFKSQQEEQEHEQITILQEQSYADDETLLVGDMGNIMIGDLGDITDRAPTSFLSNTIANIQESNQNNKQKIEFPPVESLSLGWGLDSQSQELSEDRSTSLSKAPMRNDASTIALEDMFKFSSVSHKITLWGTLVATIPAIALGVAAYQVGDGLLLNKAKQAQQLDAIALANVTRNFLTQQINDVEVLQKLLVSTELGQNTLQKLPPLPSTDKAANPLSSLPIAQQRQYKQQLTNRLNLYGQAYPNYNSIALFSTNGELIAQSSKSKTLQTLNPNILTKVGSVDNVLFSNPVVEKDGVYLYAARSIKSSVSQKINMILQVEIPVKSLVNDLNNNSKGANENRSFYVIDSSNKYIASSQPVTVGEDALTNFAVLPDLRTLQSSGSGDMVKSDRNGQLLAYAPVPNMQTYDMLTWDVLTTIDKTKVIAGNQSLLMVIGIGIAATPLLVATVAYALSRKLSSRLKDIRAALRDIRQGNADISLGALSVDGNDELSDISLSINKMSEQFQTMMQKQEQEKQNLQLQVVKLFKILAKLAREEKREVQDADLSDDNVLRLGKKVRAEIVQRHAEVESYREQKEELQDHLIQMLKDVQALSDGDLTVSTQSVDGSLPNVAIFFDDVIRGLQNIVGQVKSSANQVNFSLGQNEQALSNLTSVSQRQVDTVTRSLNTMQMSKLSATRIVNNSQQVLQSSQLVVEKLSDSDRSIDAVMSKVGELQNTVTTTAKRVKHLGVVSQKIAKAISSINEIAIKTNFLAINATLEASRTNGVNGGFVVIAEEVGELAARSVTATKEVETLLRNIQSETNAVMAAVESGSNQLSESNALAIAAKDSLQQIAQISQQIDGLMVTISEATTSQAQTSEGVANLMNDISHIAKRTLASSSEAAKLIQATRGYSGELQKSLTHFKTR, from the coding sequence ATGATGACAGTGCAGTATCAGACGGCTCTACAGTCCTATGCAGAGGGTCGGTATAAAGAGGCGATGCAGCAGTTTTCAGAACTGTTGCATGAAGACCCTCGTAACCCTAAGCTGCATATTTGGTTAGGCGCAACCTTTCGTAAGGCAGGTAAAATTGAGTACGCTAAGGTGCAATATCAGCAAGTATTGACTCTTACAGACGATCCAGATTTGCTTGATCTTGCTAGTACTTCGCTTGCTCAAATCCAAAATAAATTAGCTAATATTTCCCAGACAAATAATTCTCAAAAAGTTCTTCAGAAAAAAGATGTAGAAATACTCGATAGTCAAAACTTTAAAGAAGCCAGCGATGTAGATAAAGCTCAAGAAGCTAACTATAGAAACTTGCAGCCAAATGTTGTCTCAAAGATAAATGGTCAATCTAGCAGCAATAGCAGCATTTCCTACATTCTTGACCATGACGACTCGACAACGGGCGATATTGCCATATTATCTAATCCTTCTTCTATTAATGTAACTTTTAATCCAAAAGTTGCTGTAAATGCTCGGGTTAACGGTAATGGAATAGTACCACCTCCACCAGCGATAGCAGCGCAATTTAAGAGTCAGCAAGAAGAGCAGGAGCATGAACAAATAACCATTCTGCAAGAACAATCATATGCAGATGATGAGACTCTGCTAGTGGGAGATATGGGGAATATAATGATTGGAGACCTTGGGGATATAACAGATAGGGCTCCCACATCATTTTTGAGTAATACAATTGCCAATATCCAAGAATCGAATCAAAATAATAAACAAAAAATCGAATTTCCACCCGTAGAATCTTTATCTTTGGGTTGGGGGCTAGATTCTCAAAGTCAGGAGCTTAGCGAAGATCGTAGTACTTCTCTGAGTAAAGCTCCCATGAGAAATGATGCTTCGACGATCGCATTGGAGGATATGTTTAAATTCTCTAGTGTTAGTCATAAGATTACTTTATGGGGTACCTTGGTGGCGACTATTCCTGCGATCGCTTTGGGTGTTGCAGCATACCAAGTAGGTGATGGATTACTGTTAAATAAGGCTAAACAAGCACAGCAATTGGATGCGATCGCTTTAGCAAACGTGACCAGAAATTTTTTAACACAGCAGATTAATGATGTGGAAGTGCTGCAAAAATTGCTTGTCTCAACTGAACTGGGGCAAAACACCCTGCAAAAGCTCCCACCGCTTCCATCAACAGACAAAGCAGCTAATCCTCTCAGTTCATTGCCTATTGCCCAGCAACGTCAATATAAGCAACAGTTGACTAATCGGTTAAATCTTTATGGTCAAGCTTATCCTAATTACAATAGCATTGCGTTGTTTAGCACTAATGGCGAGCTAATTGCTCAGTCAAGCAAATCGAAAACCTTACAAACTCTTAACCCTAATATCCTCACTAAAGTCGGTTCTGTGGATAACGTCTTGTTTAGTAATCCAGTAGTTGAGAAAGATGGGGTGTATCTCTACGCAGCTAGGTCAATTAAGAGTTCTGTTTCGCAAAAGATCAACATGATTTTGCAGGTTGAAATTCCTGTTAAATCATTGGTAAACGATTTAAACAATAACAGTAAAGGTGCTAATGAAAATAGAAGTTTTTATGTTATTGATAGCTCTAACAAATATATTGCTAGTTCACAGCCTGTCACAGTTGGTGAAGATGCATTAACAAATTTTGCAGTGCTTCCTGATTTGCGAACTTTACAATCATCAGGCTCAGGCGATATGGTCAAGAGCGATCGCAATGGGCAGTTGCTTGCCTATGCCCCCGTGCCTAATATGCAGACTTATGACATGTTGACATGGGATGTATTAACGACAATAGACAAGACTAAAGTGATAGCTGGCAATCAAAGCCTCCTGATGGTGATTGGGATTGGTATAGCTGCTACCCCATTGCTAGTAGCGACAGTCGCTTATGCATTATCTCGCAAACTTAGCTCAAGACTGAAAGATATTCGTGCTGCCTTAAGAGATATTAGACAAGGAAATGCTGATATCAGTCTTGGCGCATTGAGTGTGGATGGAAATGATGAACTATCAGATATTTCCTTAAGTATTAATAAAATGTCTGAACAATTCCAGACGATGATGCAAAAGCAAGAGCAGGAAAAACAGAACTTGCAGTTGCAGGTAGTGAAGCTATTTAAGATCTTAGCAAAACTTGCTAGAGAAGAAAAACGTGAAGTTCAAGATGCGGATTTGTCTGATGATAATGTACTACGTCTGGGCAAAAAAGTGCGAGCGGAAATAGTACAGCGTCATGCTGAAGTTGAGAGCTATCGCGAACAGAAGGAAGAACTTCAAGATCATTTGATACAAATGCTTAAGGATGTACAAGCATTGTCTGATGGGGATCTTACGGTTTCTACTCAATCGGTTGATGGGAGCTTACCCAATGTCGCCATATTTTTTGATGATGTCATTCGGGGATTGCAAAATATTGTCGGTCAAGTTAAATCTTCGGCAAACCAAGTTAATTTCTCTCTCGGACAAAACGAACAAGCGCTCTCTAATCTTACTAGTGTTTCGCAAAGGCAGGTAGACACAGTGACACGCTCACTAAACACCATGCAGATGTCCAAGCTTTCAGCAACGCGAATTGTTAATAATAGTCAGCAAGTATTGCAATCATCGCAACTAGTAGTGGAAAAACTATCGGATAGCGATCGCTCTATTGATGCAGTGATGTCCAAAGTTGGAGAATTGCAAAATACAGTTACGACAACTGCTAAGAGGGTCAAACATTTAGGTGTTGTCTCCCAAAAAATTGCTAAGGCAATTTCTTCAATTAATGAAATTGCGATTAAAACTAACTTTCTGGCGATCAATGCCACGCTTGAAGCATCTCGGACAAATGGAGTTAATGGTGGGTTTGTGGTGATTGCAGAAGAGGTGGGAGAACTAGCTGCTCGTTCAGTTACTGCGACGAAAGAAGTGGAAACCCTACTCAGAAATATTCAGAGTGAGACTAATGCAGTAATGGCGGCAGTTGAGTCTGGTAGTAATCAACTCTCAGAAAGTAATGCTTTGGCGATCGCGGCTAAGGATAGCTTGCAACAAATTGCCCAAATCTCACAACAAATTGATGGATTAATGGTCACAATATCAGAGGCGACAACTTCACAAGCTCAGACATCTGAGGGGGTTGCCAACTTGATGAATGATATTTCGCATATAGCTAAAAGGACGCTTGCATCTTCTTCAGAAGCTGCAAAGTTAATTCAAGCAACAAGAGGCTATTCTGGAGAACTCCAAAAATCCTTGACTCATTTCAAAACTCGCTAA